A stretch of Mycobacterium sp. ITM-2016-00316 DNA encodes these proteins:
- a CDS encoding Mce protein: MTDDKTEDAQPTAEDVSDDAEAAVPASAEPRALARRRRAVTASVLAVFVVLVSVSGFLGWRLWQHQQLTEAGQQARDAAVSYAQVLTSIDSDKVDENFDQVLAGATGEFKDMYSESSVRLRQLLIDNKATAHGVVVESAVQSTAKDRVVVLLFVDQSVSNASVPDPRLDRSRIKMTMEKVDGQWRAATVELP; encoded by the coding sequence ATGACCGACGACAAGACCGAAGACGCTCAGCCCACGGCCGAGGACGTCAGCGACGATGCCGAGGCGGCCGTGCCCGCATCTGCGGAACCGCGGGCGCTTGCCCGGCGCCGACGCGCCGTCACCGCGTCCGTTCTCGCGGTCTTCGTTGTGCTGGTGTCGGTTTCGGGCTTTCTGGGCTGGCGGCTCTGGCAGCACCAGCAGCTGACCGAGGCCGGGCAGCAGGCGCGTGACGCGGCGGTGTCGTATGCGCAGGTGCTCACGAGCATCGACTCCGACAAGGTCGACGAGAACTTCGACCAGGTGCTCGCGGGCGCCACCGGAGAGTTCAAGGACATGTACTCGGAGTCCAGCGTGCGGTTGCGGCAGTTGCTGATCGACAACAAGGCCACCGCACACGGTGTCGTGGTCGAGTCGGCCGTCCAGTCGACGGCCAAGGACAGGGTCGTGGTGCTGCTGTTCGTCGACCAGTCGGTGTCGAATGCCAGCGTGCCGGATCCGCGGCTCGATCGCAGCCGCATCAAGATGACCATGGAAAAGGTCGACGGGCAGTGGCGCGCGGCCACAGTCGAGTTGCCCTGA
- a CDS encoding helix-turn-helix domain-containing protein — MTATTEHTVFPADTDRGLAALLVTLQTAAPLAIETTDGQSFPLSPELRDVLIHAAHALVEGQAVTLEPQRVVLSTQEAADLLGVSRPTLVKLLEAGEIPYAQPGRHRRVQLTDLLAYQQQIRHQRRGTLDTMNAEAGDDDIYGRLGEFGETR, encoded by the coding sequence GTGACTGCGACGACTGAGCACACTGTCTTTCCAGCCGACACCGACCGGGGTCTCGCTGCGCTGCTCGTCACCCTGCAAACAGCGGCGCCGTTGGCTATCGAAACGACCGATGGCCAGTCGTTTCCCCTGTCGCCTGAACTGCGTGATGTGTTGATTCATGCAGCCCATGCGCTAGTGGAAGGCCAAGCGGTCACTCTCGAGCCGCAAAGGGTCGTCTTGTCGACGCAGGAAGCCGCCGATCTCCTCGGGGTGTCTCGACCGACTCTGGTGAAACTTCTCGAAGCGGGCGAGATTCCCTACGCGCAGCCGGGCCGGCACCGCCGGGTGCAGCTCACGGACCTTCTGGCCTATCAGCAGCAGATTCGCCATCAGCGGCGCGGCACGCTCGACACGATGAACGCTGAGGCCGGCGACGATGATATCTATGGCCGCCTCGGCGAGTTCGGTGAGACGCGCTGA
- a CDS encoding mannan-binding family protein → MRGLAGVLGAAVLAAVTAPVAAASPAIFCDELAGQWNGQYCHTSVASERNALRDIKIAVPGELIDDPVAGPVLRGYLTTLVDNWTRVGRSMAANSFGEANYQVFRHGDTVSVVFRETYHADGPDFNNAYRTFTFGEGRQLQLADLTKPGVDPPTAIEPLARPFVEQALNQAAPQHQPGSYPFQPERWTPDKVYSGGYRAWALTPDELILYMPDYPVARDSPTDFTPGVMQWSMDGGTVQARIPLSALSPILRPEYGGS, encoded by the coding sequence ATGCGGGGCCTGGCCGGCGTGCTCGGCGCGGCGGTCCTCGCGGCCGTCACCGCTCCCGTGGCGGCGGCGTCGCCGGCGATATTCTGCGATGAGCTGGCCGGCCAGTGGAACGGTCAGTACTGCCATACCTCGGTGGCCTCGGAGCGTAATGCGCTGCGCGATATCAAGATCGCCGTGCCGGGAGAGCTCATCGACGACCCCGTCGCCGGGCCGGTGCTGCGCGGATACCTGACCACGCTGGTGGACAACTGGACCCGAGTCGGGCGCTCGATGGCGGCGAACAGCTTCGGCGAGGCCAACTATCAGGTGTTCCGCCACGGCGACACGGTCTCGGTGGTGTTCCGGGAGACATATCACGCCGACGGACCCGACTTCAACAATGCCTACCGCACCTTCACCTTCGGCGAAGGCAGACAGCTGCAGCTTGCGGATCTGACCAAGCCCGGAGTCGACCCGCCGACGGCCATCGAACCGCTGGCGCGGCCGTTCGTCGAGCAGGCGCTGAATCAGGCTGCGCCGCAACATCAGCCGGGCAGCTACCCGTTCCAGCCCGAGCGCTGGACACCGGACAAGGTGTACTCCGGCGGCTACCGGGCGTGGGCGCTGACACCCGACGAGCTCATCCTCTACATGCCGGACTACCCGGTGGCCCGGGACAGCCCGACCGATTTCACACCCGGCGTCATGCAATGGTCGATGGACGGCGGCACCGTGCAGGCGCGCATCCCGCTGTCGGCGCTGAGCCCGATCCTGCGGCCCGAATACGGCGGGAGCTAG
- a CDS encoding DUF6319 family protein, producing MTMTLTTPVAETLPTTSDDAAQPPVDEAPKKPAARKTAGRKAKTIELVLTVTGTADGEWRAELKQGASYLARDLAVAAAAVSRAARELHDDLATPIDSIIEEARIQQAAKVSALEAELEAARKVLADLD from the coding sequence GTGACGATGACACTGACCACTCCGGTTGCCGAGACGTTGCCCACCACCTCCGACGATGCTGCGCAACCGCCCGTCGACGAGGCACCCAAGAAGCCGGCGGCCAGGAAGACGGCCGGCAGGAAGGCCAAGACGATCGAGCTGGTGCTGACCGTGACCGGCACCGCCGACGGCGAGTGGCGGGCCGAACTCAAACAGGGCGCCAGTTACCTGGCTCGTGACCTCGCCGTCGCAGCCGCCGCCGTGTCCCGCGCGGCCAGGGAACTGCACGACGATCTCGCCACGCCGATCGATTCGATCATCGAAGAGGCGCGAATTCAGCAGGCCGCCAAGGTCTCTGCGCTCGAAGCCGAACTCGAGGCCGCCCGCAAGGTGCTCGCCGACCTGGACTGA
- a CDS encoding cutinase family protein → MSTSSQSWGIKAARSAIFAAMAAFAVAAGLFAGPAATANAADDSCVDVAVVFARGTFEGPGVGATGQSFVDALSARLPGQSVSVYGVNYPASLDFGRAVDGIADATNKIQQIAADCPNTEIVLGGYSQGAAVAGYSTSSSVPAGFVLPAGLAGPMPASVASHVSAVVLFGTPNNWVLNVADRGAPPIAIGDLYAGKTLQLCAVGDPICYPGGLDRSAHSSYKSNGMAVQAADFVAGRLGVPAPAAPVVQAAAQIG, encoded by the coding sequence ATGAGCACATCGTCACAGAGCTGGGGCATCAAGGCCGCACGGTCGGCCATCTTCGCCGCGATGGCGGCATTCGCTGTCGCCGCCGGCCTGTTTGCCGGCCCGGCCGCGACCGCCAACGCCGCCGACGATTCCTGTGTGGATGTCGCGGTGGTGTTCGCCCGCGGCACCTTCGAGGGACCCGGTGTGGGCGCCACCGGCCAGTCGTTCGTGGATGCGCTCAGTGCGCGGCTGCCGGGCCAGTCGGTCAGCGTGTACGGGGTGAACTACCCCGCCTCACTGGACTTCGGGCGGGCCGTCGACGGTATTGCGGACGCCACCAACAAGATTCAGCAGATCGCTGCTGACTGCCCCAACACCGAGATCGTGCTGGGCGGTTACTCGCAGGGCGCGGCTGTCGCCGGCTACAGCACCAGCAGCAGCGTGCCCGCCGGATTCGTCCTGCCCGCCGGACTGGCCGGTCCGATGCCCGCGTCGGTGGCATCCCATGTGTCGGCCGTCGTCCTGTTCGGCACCCCCAACAACTGGGTCCTCAACGTCGCCGATCGCGGCGCCCCGCCGATCGCCATCGGCGATCTGTACGCAGGCAAGACCCTGCAGCTGTGCGCCGTCGGAGATCCGATCTGCTACCCGGGTGGGCTGGACCGGTCCGCACACAGCTCCTACAAGAGCAACGGGATGGCCGTGCAGGCAGCGGACTTCGTGGCCGGCCGACTGGGTGTCCCGGCCCCCGCCGCACCAGTCGTGCAGGCGGCCGCGCAGATCGGTTGA
- a CDS encoding PASTA domain-containing protein, with translation MLKKRSFAIGAATLLLPAVIGFAAPAQAAAGFVMPSLDGMNLQEAEDAVTAAANGIPLQMHSHNIKGMKQKQLSLADWLVCDQSPAAGEKITSAADVDFGVVREYDAARNTWDDMVANACS, from the coding sequence ATGTTGAAGAAACGCTCCTTCGCCATCGGCGCGGCAACTTTGCTGCTGCCGGCCGTCATCGGCTTCGCCGCGCCGGCTCAGGCCGCGGCCGGTTTCGTGATGCCCAGCCTCGACGGGATGAACCTGCAGGAAGCCGAGGACGCGGTGACCGCGGCGGCGAACGGCATTCCGCTGCAAATGCATTCACACAACATCAAGGGTATGAAGCAGAAGCAGCTGAGCCTGGCCGACTGGCTGGTATGCGACCAGTCACCCGCGGCCGGTGAGAAGATCACCAGCGCAGCGGATGTCGACTTCGGCGTGGTGCGCGAATACGACGCGGCCCGCAACACCTGGGACGATATGGTCGCCAACGCCTGCTCGTAG
- a CDS encoding Ig-like domain-containing protein has protein sequence MDHARYVGRVGALAVALGVGAGIVWAPGIALADPSDSGGSTTSSDDGAGGGDSDTPGTPSTGDDAAGPQPDREPADEDDADAKKSLSVMTTRSVAGMGRPQATGSSTRTSRVTEQEPADAADIAPARAGVASATAAPDPQDIPAATAPEAAPAAPTLRTVTTIDAGPGPRPLQVLLAAPVRIFDSIVSALLGPAGPRTPAPTTLWALLAWTRQELHRTFFNRAPRLAAAPVDVEQVDDVITGTIVGTDPDGDPLTFSVTPVTAQGGTVTVDGAGTFTYVAPAGWNGTDALTDSFTVSAADKGLHIHGLAGLLFGTGHVARRVVTVQLIGGIAGVTETIPVAVPPGWTNPRTIVGPGGTVAITQRFGSGTPEDPFTTQILVQGPGRPPVTATAAGVVYYGAPLIAGDGTVHVTTVVYAAGTPTITEFTVTTLRPGASPVAWTVAGAPVGGPTLTGAGVFVLTAATGGGAPDDTQTTVTIIRDGQRSEVLTIAGVTQDQAAIGADGTIALAATNASGGATIGVLRPGAAAEYLDLPAALQGAVTVADDGTIVFTTVGITGFAARAASTTTLWVWRQANRPWRTPPRALSYRWSPAVAARSRT, from the coding sequence ATGGATCACGCACGGTACGTCGGGCGCGTCGGGGCATTGGCGGTCGCTCTCGGGGTGGGAGCGGGCATCGTATGGGCACCGGGCATCGCGCTCGCCGATCCGTCCGACAGCGGTGGCTCGACCACTTCGAGCGACGACGGCGCAGGCGGCGGCGACTCCGACACACCCGGCACGCCGTCCACCGGGGATGACGCGGCGGGCCCACAACCGGACCGGGAGCCTGCCGACGAGGACGACGCGGACGCCAAGAAGTCCCTGTCGGTCATGACGACGAGATCCGTGGCCGGCATGGGTCGCCCGCAGGCGACGGGGTCGTCTACCCGCACCTCGCGGGTGACGGAGCAGGAGCCCGCCGACGCGGCGGACATCGCACCGGCTCGCGCGGGCGTCGCGTCTGCGACGGCGGCGCCAGACCCGCAGGACATCCCGGCGGCCACCGCGCCCGAGGCCGCACCCGCCGCACCCACCCTGCGCACCGTCACCACCATTGATGCCGGCCCGGGCCCGCGTCCACTACAGGTGCTGCTGGCCGCGCCGGTGCGCATCTTCGATTCGATCGTCAGCGCGCTGCTGGGGCCGGCCGGTCCGCGCACGCCTGCGCCGACCACACTGTGGGCGCTACTCGCGTGGACACGCCAGGAGCTGCACCGGACCTTCTTCAATCGCGCGCCACGTCTGGCCGCCGCACCTGTCGACGTCGAGCAGGTCGACGACGTCATCACCGGCACCATCGTCGGCACCGACCCGGACGGCGACCCGCTCACCTTCTCGGTGACACCGGTGACCGCGCAGGGTGGCACCGTCACGGTCGACGGCGCCGGCACGTTCACCTATGTCGCGCCGGCGGGCTGGAACGGCACCGATGCCCTGACGGACAGCTTCACGGTGTCGGCGGCCGACAAGGGGTTGCACATTCACGGCCTGGCCGGGCTCCTGTTCGGGACGGGACACGTCGCCAGGCGCGTCGTCACGGTCCAACTCATCGGCGGTATCGCCGGGGTGACCGAGACCATTCCTGTCGCCGTACCACCGGGCTGGACGAACCCGCGCACCATCGTCGGGCCCGGCGGGACCGTGGCGATCACCCAACGGTTCGGATCGGGCACGCCGGAAGACCCGTTCACCACACAGATCCTCGTGCAGGGCCCCGGACGGCCACCGGTCACGGCGACCGCGGCGGGTGTCGTGTATTACGGCGCGCCGCTCATCGCCGGCGACGGCACCGTCCACGTGACGACGGTGGTCTATGCGGCGGGCACTCCCACCATCACCGAATTCACGGTGACCACGCTGCGACCCGGCGCGTCGCCGGTGGCATGGACGGTGGCCGGAGCTCCCGTCGGCGGACCCACCCTGACCGGTGCCGGTGTCTTCGTCCTGACGGCGGCGACCGGTGGCGGCGCCCCCGATGACACGCAGACGACGGTCACGATCATTCGCGACGGCCAGCGAAGTGAGGTTCTGACCATCGCGGGCGTCACCCAGGACCAGGCAGCCATCGGGGCGGACGGCACCATCGCGTTGGCCGCGACCAACGCCTCGGGGGGCGCGACCATCGGCGTGCTCCGACCGGGAGCCGCCGCCGAGTACCTCGATCTGCCCGCAGCCCTGCAGGGGGCCGTCACCGTCGCCGACGACGGCACCATCGTCTTCACGACGGTGGGCATCACGGGCTTCGCGGCCCGAGCGGCATCGACGACGACGCTCTGGGTCTGGCGCCAGGCGAACAGGCCGTGGCGAACACCGCCGCGGGCACTCTCGTACAGGTGGTCACCGGCGGTGGCGGCACGGTCGCGTACGTGA
- a CDS encoding serine/threonine-protein kinase: MGYPSVGTRFGPYELRSVIGIGGMGEVYRAYDTRRERMVALKVLRTDVAADPSFQARFRRESRIAARLQEPHVIPVHDYGDIGGVLFIDMRLVEGPSLRELVRVNGVLSPARAVAIIAQIAAALDAAHAVGLVHRDIKPENVLLTHDDFAYLVDFGIAYGGGEATVTKTGLVIGSCAYMSPERLNGTPGGPASDVYSLTCLLFECLTGRAPFEADDIRQVMSAHMFAPPPRPSVERHGISPAFDDVIARGMAKNPADRYGAAGELARAAAAARHGPPARQTPPPTRQLQAAAPTPYVPHPPAPAGKARFGRSQTGLLLGAIGTLAVAAGLAAAIVFTGGDGSRSQRPLAVPPSSSAPPSTTTTSATALAGVSGADEQGFVGHAARCEAGDALVAAIRTASSLAVICDGSSGGYYYHGERLRDGANVRLANAVPADGGFDAVNPADGARYEVRPDTLTILSNGRVDSAERALEYGSR, from the coding sequence ATGGGCTACCCGAGTGTGGGGACCCGGTTCGGGCCGTACGAGCTGCGGTCGGTGATCGGTATCGGCGGGATGGGCGAGGTGTATCGCGCCTACGACACCCGGCGTGAGCGGATGGTGGCGCTCAAGGTATTGCGCACCGATGTGGCGGCGGATCCGAGCTTTCAGGCCCGTTTCCGGCGGGAGTCGCGCATCGCGGCCCGGTTGCAGGAGCCGCACGTCATCCCGGTGCATGACTACGGCGATATCGGCGGTGTGCTCTTCATCGACATGCGCTTGGTGGAGGGGCCCAGCCTGCGTGAGCTGGTGCGGGTCAACGGGGTGCTCTCGCCGGCTCGTGCGGTCGCGATCATCGCGCAGATCGCTGCGGCACTGGACGCCGCGCACGCCGTCGGCCTGGTGCATCGTGACATCAAGCCGGAGAACGTGCTGCTCACCCATGACGATTTCGCCTACCTGGTGGACTTCGGCATCGCCTACGGCGGCGGTGAGGCGACCGTGACGAAGACCGGGCTGGTCATCGGTTCGTGCGCGTACATGTCTCCCGAACGGCTCAACGGCACGCCCGGTGGCCCGGCCTCGGATGTGTACTCGCTGACGTGTCTGCTCTTCGAGTGTCTGACCGGCCGCGCGCCGTTCGAGGCCGACGACATCCGGCAGGTGATGAGCGCGCACATGTTCGCGCCGCCGCCTCGGCCGAGTGTCGAGCGCCACGGGATCAGCCCCGCGTTCGACGATGTCATCGCCCGGGGGATGGCGAAGAATCCCGCCGATCGGTACGGCGCGGCGGGTGAACTCGCCCGCGCTGCGGCCGCGGCGCGGCACGGTCCGCCGGCACGCCAGACACCGCCGCCGACCCGGCAACTGCAGGCTGCTGCGCCCACCCCCTACGTCCCGCACCCGCCGGCCCCGGCCGGGAAGGCCCGCTTCGGCCGTTCGCAGACGGGGCTGCTGCTGGGGGCGATCGGCACGCTCGCGGTGGCCGCGGGGCTGGCCGCGGCGATCGTGTTCACCGGTGGCGACGGCTCGCGGTCGCAGCGCCCGCTGGCGGTGCCGCCGTCATCCTCCGCGCCGCCCTCGACCACGACGACCAGCGCCACCGCCCTGGCCGGCGTGTCGGGCGCCGACGAGCAGGGCTTCGTCGGCCACGCGGCGCGCTGCGAGGCCGGGGATGCGCTGGTGGCCGCGATCCGAACCGCGTCCTCGTTGGCGGTCATCTGCGACGGGTCGTCGGGCGGCTACTACTACCACGGCGAACGGTTGCGGGACGGCGCCAACGTGCGGTTGGCGAACGCTGTCCCCGCCGACGGGGGATTCGATGCGGTCAACCCGGCGGACGGCGCCCGATACGAGGTCCGCCCGGACACGCTGACCATCCTGAGCAATGGGCGCGTGGATTCGGCCGAGCGGGCGCTGGAGTACGGGTCGCGGTAG
- a CDS encoding PIN domain-containing protein has product MFLDACVLVPYQLADLLLRIADAELFEPLWSDELLAEVERNVVKLGIEPNKAARRIAQMASAFPNATVTGFEHLVSAMTNDPKDRHVAAAAVRGGAALIVTANTRDFPPEALARYDIEVVHPDDFLQDQLDLAEAAVLACLQQHRAAYTRPQFTVTEYYLGLERTVPVFARSAMHAEVRQSGHQAGDPLPLEIRAEDEVLKAFFPRGGPTPDEPRGAAFMWCQALSNRPEFLTALHNLTLDPSMWGDFNQAEEILRGHGMTQFVERCPGDRDIAYVKFVPNVQRAAVAFAAAPIDDVKILTLVRCTDELWRVWGLSPSRFPSAAEVRGQ; this is encoded by the coding sequence GTGTTTCTTGATGCCTGCGTCCTTGTGCCCTACCAACTTGCGGACCTTCTACTGCGCATCGCCGACGCTGAACTGTTCGAACCGCTGTGGTCAGACGAACTGCTTGCCGAGGTCGAACGCAATGTCGTCAAGCTCGGGATCGAGCCCAACAAGGCTGCCCGTCGGATCGCGCAGATGGCGTCAGCATTCCCCAACGCGACGGTGACCGGGTTCGAGCATCTTGTATCCGCGATGACCAACGATCCCAAGGACCGTCACGTTGCGGCCGCAGCTGTTCGGGGTGGGGCCGCGCTCATTGTCACGGCGAACACTCGCGACTTTCCGCCGGAAGCGTTGGCGCGGTACGACATTGAGGTCGTTCATCCTGACGACTTCCTTCAAGACCAACTTGATCTCGCCGAGGCCGCCGTTCTGGCCTGTCTTCAGCAGCATCGTGCGGCCTACACCCGGCCGCAGTTCACCGTCACCGAGTATTACCTCGGTCTCGAGCGGACGGTGCCCGTCTTCGCCCGCTCGGCGATGCATGCTGAGGTGCGTCAGAGCGGTCACCAGGCTGGCGATCCACTGCCATTGGAGATCCGCGCAGAAGATGAGGTCTTGAAAGCGTTCTTCCCGCGTGGCGGACCGACTCCTGACGAGCCACGCGGAGCGGCATTCATGTGGTGCCAGGCGCTCAGTAACAGGCCTGAATTCCTGACGGCGCTGCACAACCTCACCCTGGACCCGTCGATGTGGGGTGACTTCAATCAGGCTGAAGAGATTCTGCGTGGCCACGGCATGACTCAGTTCGTCGAGCGGTGCCCTGGCGACCGTGACATCGCGTACGTCAAGTTCGTGCCTAACGTCCAGCGGGCGGCTGTTGCGTTCGCAGCGGCCCCGATTGATGACGTGAAGATCCTGACGCTTGTCCGATGCACTGACGAACTCTGGCGGGTTTGGGGATTGAGCCCGAGTCGCTTTCCGTCCGCGGCTGAAGTTCGGGGGCAGTGA
- a CDS encoding YajQ family cyclic di-GMP-binding protein — MADSSFDVVSKADRQEVDNALNQAAKELSTRFDFRGTDTTIEWQGEEGIILVSSTEERVKAAVDVFKEKLIRRDISMKAFDAGEPQPSGKTYKVIGSIKQGIDSENAKKITKLIRDEGPKGVKAQIQGEEIRVSSKKRDDLQAVQALLRGADLEVALQFVNYR, encoded by the coding sequence GTGGCGGATTCAAGCTTTGACGTCGTCAGCAAGGCAGACCGGCAAGAGGTCGACAACGCGCTCAACCAGGCAGCCAAGGAGTTGTCCACCCGGTTCGACTTCCGCGGCACCGACACCACCATCGAGTGGCAGGGCGAGGAGGGCATCATTCTCGTCTCCTCCACCGAGGAGCGGGTGAAGGCCGCCGTCGACGTGTTCAAGGAGAAGCTGATCCGCCGCGACATCTCGATGAAGGCGTTCGACGCGGGCGAACCGCAGCCCTCAGGCAAGACCTACAAGGTCATCGGCAGCATCAAGCAGGGCATCGACAGCGAGAACGCCAAGAAGATCACCAAACTTATCCGCGACGAGGGCCCCAAGGGCGTCAAGGCGCAGATCCAGGGCGAGGAGATCCGGGTCAGCTCGAAGAAGCGGGACGACCTGCAGGCCGTGCAGGCCCTGCTGCGCGGCGCCGACCTTGAGGTCGCGCTGCAGTTCGTCAACTACCGGTAG
- a CDS encoding PE-PPE domain-containing protein: MSARHRAKKHSRAARVVAVPAVAALLAAGIVDQPVSRPVPTVVQQQHRVVSAQDVALAALALFAVPGAGVQFPPGALDTQDGGVWRRIQDLTVLNDPTRYPGTVTAASVDAGATWLTELILARDPSTIVSGINTGSFGGRVAAEALTRVAATGYDMSSVFGVFYGDSNTPGTGIFARYGPDEPTFGSDVLGGAIQLPDGTYLRVNREYDPIAYFPKYLFNPMSWIQLAAGFIFEHSRLENFDFEDPENIVTVDGNVVTVRVNSPVMPLLMPLKILGVPTRIIDAFQAILQPMVESTGMYETGKVGFLPSPQKIFQQLQAVAAGFEKASQILAGNYPDPEEPGEPPVVTAPDTTTEIIDAMEDRDEELNGAPTLNARVATAQVQVDEPEAVDELAAAAALEGVEEEVDEAPVRRARLTSPRSAKVSPRSVAVAGTSSPSASSPKPSADSDTGTDSE; encoded by the coding sequence GTGAGTGCACGTCATCGCGCCAAGAAACACAGCCGAGCAGCGAGGGTCGTCGCGGTGCCCGCCGTGGCGGCGTTGCTCGCCGCCGGGATCGTCGATCAGCCGGTGAGCCGGCCGGTGCCGACCGTGGTGCAGCAGCAGCACCGGGTCGTCTCCGCCCAGGACGTCGCGTTGGCCGCGCTCGCGCTGTTCGCGGTGCCGGGTGCGGGGGTCCAGTTCCCGCCGGGCGCGCTCGACACCCAGGACGGCGGTGTCTGGCGCCGTATCCAGGACCTCACGGTGCTCAACGATCCGACGCGCTATCCGGGAACCGTCACGGCGGCGTCGGTCGACGCGGGCGCCACCTGGCTGACCGAGCTGATCCTGGCGCGGGATCCGTCGACCATCGTCAGCGGGATCAATACCGGGTCCTTCGGCGGCCGCGTCGCCGCCGAGGCGCTGACCCGGGTGGCGGCCACCGGCTACGACATGTCCAGCGTGTTCGGGGTCTTCTACGGTGACTCCAACACCCCCGGCACCGGCATCTTCGCCCGCTACGGACCGGACGAGCCGACCTTCGGATCCGATGTCCTCGGCGGTGCCATCCAGCTGCCGGACGGGACCTATCTACGGGTCAATCGCGAGTACGACCCGATCGCCTATTTCCCCAAGTACCTGTTCAATCCGATGAGCTGGATTCAGCTGGCGGCCGGATTCATCTTCGAGCATTCCCGGCTGGAGAACTTCGATTTCGAGGATCCCGAAAATATCGTCACCGTCGACGGCAATGTCGTCACGGTGCGGGTGAACAGCCCGGTGATGCCGCTGCTCATGCCGCTGAAGATCCTCGGTGTACCGACCCGGATCATCGACGCGTTCCAGGCGATCCTGCAGCCGATGGTCGAGAGCACCGGCATGTACGAGACCGGCAAGGTCGGGTTCCTGCCGTCCCCGCAGAAAATTTTCCAGCAGCTGCAGGCCGTCGCCGCGGGATTCGAGAAGGCAAGCCAGATCCTCGCGGGCAACTACCCCGACCCCGAGGAGCCCGGCGAACCGCCCGTCGTCACCGCGCCGGATACGACGACCGAGATCATCGACGCCATGGAGGATCGCGACGAGGAGCTCAACGGCGCGCCCACGCTGAACGCCCGGGTCGCGACGGCGCAGGTTCAGGTCGACGAACCGGAAGCCGTCGACGAGTTGGCGGCGGCCGCCGCCCTTGAGGGTGTCGAAGAAGAGGTGGACGAGGCACCCGTCCGGCGGGCGCGCCTGACCTCTCCGCGGTCGGCGAAGGTCTCCCCGCGGTCCGTCGCGGTCGCCGGTACGTCCTCGCCATCGGCATCGTCTCCCAAGCCGTCCGCCGACAGCGACACGGGTACCGACTCCGAGTAG